The following proteins come from a genomic window of Pichia kudriavzevii chromosome 1, complete sequence:
- a CDS encoding uncharacterized protein (PKUD0A07250; similar to Saccharomyces cerevisiae YML129C (COX14); ancestral locus Anc_8.868) has translation MSAYPWYTRVTDIAHRLTVVGLVGFTLYMTAGVGYTLYQNGKLAEERVAKQKEAMAKQAELENNKEQ, from the coding sequence ATGAGCGCATATCCTTGGTACACAAGAGTCACAGACATTGCCCACAGACTTACCGTTGTTGGTTTGGTTGGGTTCACCCTTTACATGACCGCCGGTGTTGGTTACACACTATATCAAAACGGCAAGTTAGCCGAAGAGAGAGTGGCCAAGCAAAAGGAGGCAATGGCCAAGCAAGCAGAGCTTGAAAACAATAAGGAACAGTAG
- a CDS encoding uncharacterized protein (PKUD0A07260; Pfam Domains: DUF602(4.9e-22)) has translation MYTKCPITNKPLEEPIVSDWRGHLYSKEAVIGELLQKKGRFKSLNDVIDIKIRLENGKLTCPLSGKVVDLLDDDVTLQELQFSYIVPCGCAMNTKVLRDLNAVRCPLCHEPFDQQNIIDINGNEAELQKRMDTLMEKRLYHNLKERKRKKTPEDKVSKKRKVL, from the coding sequence ATGTACACCAAATGCCCAATTACTAACAAACCATTAGAAGAACCTATTGTTAGTGATTGGAGAGGACATCTGTATAGCAAAGAGGCTGTAATTGGGGAATTACTCCAAAAGAAGGGCCGGTTCAAATCCTTGAACGATGTTATCGATATAAAGATCCGGCTCGAGAATGGGAAACTTACCTGTCCACTATCCGGCAAGGTTGTTGATTTGCTAGACGATGATGTTACACTACAAGAGCTGCAGTTTTCGTATATTGTGCCCTGTGGTTGTGCTATGAACACCAAAGTACTGCGTGATTTGAATGCAGTGCGATGTCCACTGTGCCATGAACCTTTTGACCAGCAGAATATCATCGACATTAACGGTAATGAAGCAGAGCTTCAGAAGAGGATGGATACATTGATGGAGAAAAGACTCTACCATAATTTAAAAGAACgtaaaaggaaaaaaactCCAGAGGATAAAGTATCCAAGAAACGAAAAGTTTTATAA